ATCAGCCTAAGCCCTAAACATGAGCATTTAGTCGGATAAACTCAACCCTGGGGCATCCGCGGATGCCCCAGGGTTTTATTATTTAAGGCCTATGGATGGACGGATTGTCAGCGAGCCAGTTAATTGATCTATCCCAGTCGTGACTGGAGCGCGGCGCGTGCTTGTTCACGATCGTCAAAGTGAATCTTCTCAGTACCGAGGATTTGATAATCCTCGTGGCCTTTGCCCGCGATCAAGATGCCATCGCCGGGTTTAGCGGCCAAAATTGCTTGCTGAATCGCCTCGCCACGATCAACTAATACGGTTGGGTTGGCATTATCCGGTATCCCTGCAACAACATCCGTGAGAATTTGCTGGGGATCTTCTGTGCGCGGATTATCGGAGGTAACGACTGCATGATCCGCGAGTGTGGCAGCAATACCCCCCATTTTTGGGCGTTTTGTCCGGTCACGATCGCCACCACAGCCAAAGACGCAAATCATTTTGCCGGGGATAAAGGGGCGCGATGCCTTGAGTAAGTTCTCCAGGCTATCGGGTGTGTGGGCATAGTCGACGATGACGCTAATGTCTTGTGTCTCGGCTACTTGGATTCGTTCCATTCGACCCGGTACACCAACGAATTCTGGTAATGCTTTCACCATATCCTGAAGATTCAGACCGAGGCTTAAACCGGCGCCGATCGCCGCCAACATATTCGCCAGATTAAATTGTCCGACGAGGGGAGATGCGAACGGGGCCGAACCCATAGGTGTATGTAATGTCCCGCTTACCCCAGTGGCACCATAGACGATATCGCTCAGCCAGAGGTCCGATTCAGTTTCTGTACTGTAACGCCAGCATTTGTCGCCGAGCCGTTCAATCAATCTTTGACCGTAGGCATCATCTTGATTGATGATGCCGCGTCCC
The nucleotide sequence above comes from Romeriopsis navalis LEGE 11480. Encoded proteins:
- a CDS encoding UDP-N-acetylmuramoyl-L-alanyl-D-glutamate--2,6-diaminopimelate ligase, with the protein product MQLKELLAQVPGLKVPDHPALTQTVQGLTTNSQAVQAGELFIGMPGTRVDGGDFWQGALTAGAIAAVISPQAAAKATAAPENCLIVAEQVAETCAQLAVAFNQAPTEKLKMIGVTGTNGKTTTTHLIEFLLERSQQQPMMMGTLYTRWQGFNQVAAHTTPFPVDLQKQLAQGLAAGCQQAIMEVSSHALAQGRALGCEYDVAIFTNLTQDHLDYHNDMEEYFEAKALLFSPQYLRGRGIINQDDAYGQRLIERLGDKCWRYSTETESDLWLSDIVYGATGVSGTLHTPMGSAPFASPLVGQFNLANMLAAIGAGLSLGLNLQDMVKALPEFVGVPGRMERIQVAETQDISVIVDYAHTPDSLENLLKASRPFIPGKMICVFGCGGDRDRTKRPKMGGIAATLADHAVVTSDNPRTEDPQQILTDVVAGIPDNANPTVLVDRGEAIQQAILAAKPGDGILIAGKGHEDYQILGTEKIHFDDREQARAALQSRLG